In Xanthomonas campestris pv. phormiicola, the DNA window CACGAACTTGGAGGCACCGTCCATGGCGCCGTAGAAGTCCGCCTCGGAGGCGACCTCGGCGCGTCGCCGCTGCGCCTGCTCCTGCGAGATCAGGCCGGCGTTGAGATCGGCGTCGATCGCCATCTGCTTGCCGGGCAGCGCATCGAGGGTGAAGCGCGCGGAGACTTCGGAGATGCGCTCGGCACCCTTGGTCACCACCATGAAATTGATGATCATCAGGATGACGAACACCACCAGGCCGACCACGAAATTGCCGCCGATCACCACGTGGCCGAACGATTCGATCACCCGGCCGGCGGCATCGGTGCCCTCGTGGCCGTGCAGCAGCACCGCGCGCGTGGAGGCCACGTTGAGGGTGAGCCGCATCAGCGTGGCGCCGAGGATCACCGTCGGCAGCGCGGAGAACTCCAGCGGCCGCTTCACCGACACGCCGACCAGGATCACCACGATCGCCAGGGCGATGTTGAACACGAACAGGGTGTCCAGCACCAGTGGCGGCAGCGGCAGGATCAACATCGCCAGCAATGCCAGCAGCACGAGCGGAACCGCCAGGCGCAGGCGCCGGAAGTGGGAGGCGAGGGTGGTCAGCGGATTCATGCCGGTTCGGTCTTGAGCAGTTCGGCGGGGATATCGAGGGCGGTGGGCAGCTGCGGCTGTGCGCGGCGATGGCCGGCACGGAACGCCTTGATCTGCAGCACGTAGATCAGCGCCTGGGCCACGGCGTCGTACAGCGCGGCCGGGATCTGCTGGTTGACCTGGCTGGTGTGGTACACGGCTCGCGCCAGCGGCGGCAGCGACAGCACTTCCACGCCGTGTTCCTCGGCAACGCGGCGGATGAACAGCGCCGCCTCGTCCACCCCCTTGGCCACCACGAACGGCGCCATCGCCTGGCGTTCGTTGTACTTGAGCGCCACCGCGTAGTGGCTGGGATTGACCACGACCACGTTGGCGCCAGGCACCGCCTTGCGGATGCCATTGCGCAGCATCAACCGGCGCAGCTGGCGGATGCGTTGTTTGACCTCGGGCCGGCCCTCGCTGGTCTTGTGCTCTTCCTTCACGTCGTGCCGGCTCATGCGCTGCTCGCGCAGGAACAGCAGCCGCTGCACCGGTGCGTCGACCAGCGCGAACAGTACGAACACCGCGCACAGCCACGCCACGCCGTCCAGCAGCAGCCGTGCACCGCCGCGCAGCGCGTCGGCGAGCGGTGCGCCCTGCAGGCGCATGTAGGCGGCCAGGTCGTGGCGCAACAGCCACGCCAGTACCGCGCCCAGCAGCAGCGACTTGAACACCAGCGTGGCGGTCTGCGCGTAGTGCTTGGGCGTCACCATGCGCTTGAGGTTCTCCAGCGGCTGCAGGCGCTGCATGCGCGGCAGCGCCATTTGCGGCGCCCACAGCCAGCCGCCGGGGAACAGCGAGGCCAGCGCAATGCAGGTAGGCAGCGCCAGCAACGGCAGCAACATCTTCACCGTCAGCAGCAGCATCGCCGGGAACAGCTGAGAGGCGGCATCGCCGATGCTGTCGAGGCCGCCGCCGGGCAGGGCCAGGATGAACAACTGGCGGAAATCGACCATCCAGCGCGGTAGCAGCCACACGACCAGCTTGAGGCTGACCAGCAGGCCGACCGCGGTGCCGATGTCGCGCGAGCGCGTGGCCTGGCCCTGTTCGCGCGCCTTGCGCAGCTTCTGCGGCGAGGCCTTCTCGGTCTTCTCGC includes these proteins:
- a CDS encoding flagellar type III secretion system protein FlhB; amino-acid sequence: MSQAQTGEKTEKASPQKLRKAREQGQATRSRDIGTAVGLLVSLKLVVWLLPRWMVDFRQLFILALPGGGLDSIGDAASQLFPAMLLLTVKMLLPLLALPTCIALASLFPGGWLWAPQMALPRMQRLQPLENLKRMVTPKHYAQTATLVFKSLLLGAVLAWLLRHDLAAYMRLQGAPLADALRGGARLLLDGVAWLCAVFVLFALVDAPVQRLLFLREQRMSRHDVKEEHKTSEGRPEVKQRIRQLRRLMLRNGIRKAVPGANVVVVNPSHYAVALKYNERQAMAPFVVAKGVDEAALFIRRVAEEHGVEVLSLPPLARAVYHTSQVNQQIPAALYDAVAQALIYVLQIKAFRAGHRRAQPQLPTALDIPAELLKTEPA